In Gopherus flavomarginatus isolate rGopFla2 chromosome 1, rGopFla2.mat.asm, whole genome shotgun sequence, a single genomic region encodes these proteins:
- the LOC127036898 gene encoding olfactory receptor 51G2-like, producing the protein MSAANDTKLNSAVFLLTGIPGQEDVHLWISVPFCLMYVISIVGNSVILFIIKTDPSLHEPMYIFLSMLAVTDLGLSISSMPTTLGIFLFNSREISLNACFAQLFFIHVLKGTESSVLLLMAFDRYIAIHDPLRYASILTLPRIAKMGLVCVLRGVALILPIPFLLQRFQYCRANVLSHCCCLNQEVMKMACSDIRVNSIYGLSVAIFTVWVDSLLIFLSYVMILKTVLSITSHAECLRALSICVSHLCAVLLFYTPMIGLSVMHRFWEGSSPLLQIPLGYIYVLVPPVMNPIVYSMKSKHLRARIIRVFIK; encoded by the coding sequence ATGTCAGCTGCAAATGACACCAAATTGAACTCTGCAGTATTCCTTCTCACTGGGATACCTGGGCAGGAAGACGTCCATCTCTGGATTTCTGTCCCCTTCTGCTTAATGTATGTTATTTCAatagtaggaaattcagtcattctcttcattataaaaacagatccaagcctccatgagcccatgtacatttTCCTCTCCATGTTGGCCGTCACAGACCTTGGCTTATCGATATCCAGCATGCCGACAACACTGGGTATATTCTTGTTTAACTCTAGAGAGATCAGCCTCAATGCCTGTTTtgcccagctgttcttcatccacgTGCTTAAAGGCACTGAATCCtctgtgctcttgttgatggCCTTTGACCGCTATATCGCGATCCATGACCCACTGAGATATGCTTCCATCTTAACCCTGCCAAGAATAGCCAagatgggactggtgtgtgtgctaAGAGGGGTGGCTCTAATACTTCcaatcccttttctccttcaacgGTTTCAATACTGTCGAGCCAATGTCCTCTCACATTGCTGCTGCCTAAACCAGGAGGTCATGAAGATGGCTTGTTCGGATATCAGAGTGAACAGCATCTATGGCTTGTCGGTTGCAATCTTTACAGTGTGGGTGGACTCACTGCTCATCTTTCTCTCTTATGTGATGATCCTCAAGACAGTGCTGAGCATCACGTCCCATGCAGAGTGTCTTAGGGCTCTGAGCATCTGCGTCTCTCACCTCTGCGCTGTCCTGCTCTTCTACACGCCAATGATCGGCCTCTCTGTGATGCACAGATTTTGGGAGGGGTCTTCTCCTTTGCTTCAGATTCCCCTGGGCTATATCTATGTTCTCGTCCCACCCGTGATGAATCCAATTGTGTACAGCATGAAGAGCAAACACCTTCGTGCGAGGATAATTAGGGTGTTCATCAAGTGA
- the LOC127058030 gene encoding olfactory receptor 51G2-like, translating to MIVQAYIMSAVNNTKFNSAVFLLTGFPGEEDIHLWISIPFCLMYLISIVGNSVILFIIKTDPSLHESMYIFLSMLAITDLALSISTMPTTLGIFFFNSREISFDACFAQLFFIHLLECIESSVLLLMAFDRFIAIRNPLRYASILTLPRIGKMGLVCVLRGVAVILPLPFLLQRFQYCRSNILSHCYCINQDVMKMACSDIRVNSIYGLSVALLTVGLDSLLIFLSYVMILKTVLSITTQVECLRALNTCISHLCAVLLFYMPMIGLSMVHRFGEDSSHLLQILLGYVYLLIPPLMNPIVYSVKSKHLRERIIRVFIK from the exons atgatagtccaggca TACATTATGTCAGCTGTCAATAACACCAAATTCAACTCTGCAGTGTTCCTTCTCACCGGGTTCCCAGGTGAGGAAGACATCCATCTCTGGATTTCTATCCCCTTCTGCTTAATGTATCTTATTTCGatagtaggaaattcagtcattctgttcattataaaaacagatccaagCCTCCATGAGTCAATGtatattttcctttccatgttggccaTCACAGACCTTGCCTTATCGATATCCACCATGCCAACGACACTGGGTATATTCTTTTTTAACTCTAGGGAGATCAGCTTTGATGCCTGTTTtgcccagctgttcttcatccacttGCTCGAATGCATTGAATCCTCTGTCCTCTTGTTGATGGCCTTTGACCGCTTCATCGCGATCCGTAACCCACTGAGATATGCCTCCATCTTAACTCTGCCGAGAATAGGCAagatgggactggtgtgtgtgctaAGAGGGGTGGCTGTAATTCTCCCGCTCCCTTTTCTTCTTCAACGGTTCCAATATTGTCGATCCAATATCCTCTCCCATTGCTACTGCATAAACCAGGACGTCATGAAGATGGCTTGTTCGGATATCAGAGTAAACAGTATCTATGGCTTGTCGGTTGCACTCTTGACAGTGGGGTTGGACTCGCTGCTCATCTTCCTCTCTTATGTGATGATCCTTAAAACAGTGCTGAGCATCACGACCCAAGTGGAGTGTCTTAGGGCCCTGAACACCtgcatctcccacctctgtgccgtCCTGCTCTTCTACATGCCAATGATCGGCCTTTCCATGGTACATAGATTCGGGGAGGACTCTTCTCACTTGCTTCAGATTCTCCTGGGCTACGTCTACCTGCTCATCCCACCTCTGATGAACCCAATTGTGTATAGCGTGAAAAGCAAACACCTTCGTGAGAGGATAATCAGGGTGTTCATCAAGTGA